The Sphingobacterium lactis sequence CAAAAAGCACTGTATGATGTTGGAAAACTGTTGCTATGACTTCTTTGAAATGTTGACCTTGAACATGACCCGTCAGGGTATGTTCGGCGAATTGGTGCATGCAGAAGGTGCTTATATCCACGACTTATTGGATCTGAATTTCAATAAGAAAGGGTATGATAACATGTGGCGCTTACGTGAGAACATCAAGATGAACGGTAACCTTTATCCGACACATGGTATCGGTCCGGTAGCACAATGTATGAACATCAACTATGGGGATAAGATGAACCATTTGGTAGCCATGCAGTCCAACGATTTCATGATGGCAGACCGTGCTAAGGAGTTGGCCGCGCAGGACGATTTCTATAAAGAATTTGTAGGCAAGCGTTACAGAGGTAACATGGATACAACCTTGATCAAAACGGAAAAAGGAAAAACCATCATGATTCAACATGACGTTACTTCCCCACGTCCGTATTCCCGTATTCACTTATTGAGTGGTACAAAAGGATTTGCACAGAAATATCCGAAAGAAGGAATCGCATTCGGACACAGTTTTGTGAAACCGGAAGAATTGAAAGCATTGTACGAAAAATACACACCGGAGTTGGTGAAATTCATCGGTGAGCAAGCGAAACAAGTAGGTGGTCACGGTGGTATGGACTTTATGATGGACTGGAGAATGATCGACTGTCTACGTAACGGTTTACCATTGGATCAATCGGTTTACGATGGTGCTTCTTGGAGTGCAATCGTGCCATTGAGTGTTGACTCCGTAGCGAAGAACAGCAGAACGGTGGAGATTCCTGATTTCACACGTGGAAATTGGAAAACCAAC is a genomic window containing:
- a CDS encoding Gfo/Idh/MocA family protein; this translates as MNNSRRDFLKKASILSSVAITLPSLQNEAFAAPNFNMSGFAAPKIDKVKVAIIGLGMRGPGAVDRISYIEGAEIVALCDKHADRVTKAQTILTKKGLKEAKAYSGEDGWKTMLKNEELDLVYICTPWEYHAPMAIAAMKAGAHAATEVPIGLTISEIWEVVKTSEATKKHCMMLENCCYDFFEMLTLNMTRQGMFGELVHAEGAYIHDLLDLNFNKKGYDNMWRLRENIKMNGNLYPTHGIGPVAQCMNINYGDKMNHLVAMQSNDFMMADRAKELAAQDDFYKEFVGKRYRGNMDTTLIKTEKGKTIMIQHDVTSPRPYSRIHLLSGTKGFAQKYPKEGIAFGHSFVKPEELKALYEKYTPELVKFIGEQAKQVGGHGGMDFMMDWRMIDCLRNGLPLDQSVYDGASWSAIVPLSVDSVAKNSRTVEIPDFTRGNWKTNKPHDMTLNGGGNTKIRAKVESKDVQLNVG